Genomic window (Drosophila ananassae strain 14024-0371.13 chromosome 3L, ASM1763931v2, whole genome shotgun sequence):
CCAGGTCCAGATCGCCCTTCATCTTCAGCCATGAAATCGTCTGCGGGTAGTGGGTTAACGCCTCGGAGAGTAGCCACTGGAGCGTTTCGCAAACGCTTCTCAAGCTGTAGTTGATGGGACTGCAAAACGAAGAAAAACACATTAGTTAGATACTCCTGTAATGGGGTAATGATCTCTCGCTTACTTATTAATGCTGGTGGGCCAGAGCTGCATGTACTCGCAGCTCAGATCGTGGTTGGGGTCGTCCTTCAGGATGTTGTGTATTTTTCCAATCATGGAGATGGATAGACCAAAGATACTTTGATGCCGGATACGCTGAAGGAAGGCCTGCAGGGAGCTGGTTCCGCCCACACCAGAGGAAGCTCGTTTCGGGACGCTCAGGAACATGCTAAGCATGAGATCCCAGGCATCGCGGCACACTTTCTTGGGCCCCTTCATCTTCTCCATTTCGATGAAGGTGGCGGCAAAGGCAACGGGCAGTTCCAGAGCACCCGATCGCTTGTCCAAATACATAAGCGGCGTGAATTCTGTTAGGTTCAGCAGCATGATGGCGCAGCTCTCGAGGATGTCCTGCCGAGGAATAATAGAATCACTCAAGCACTGCTTGCATTTTCCGCCGAGCGCCTGCAGATCCAGAGGCTTCTGATGCCACTCCTCCAGGGTCTGGGTGACTTGGATGTGCAGGATTTCCCAGGTGAGCAGTTTGCACATTAGCTGAACATTGGCCCCCATCTCTTGGCGCTGCGTCTCCGACTTCAGGACACTCAGCATGGCAACCGCATCGATGTAGTTGCCTCTCATGGCCAGTTCCCGCGCCTTCCCCAATAACACATAGCTGAAATCCTGCAGGAAGCTAACTGGCATGCCCATTATCAGATTTTTTATGGGCTGGGGAACATCCCAACTGGGGTTGATGGCCCACAGGGGTCTGCCGGGCGCTGTGCCACACAGTTTCACCAGCAGAATCCGCACAGTGTTGGCGTTGGTGCAACTTATTAACTGCTGTTCCAAGGCAGCCACGTCCACTCGGGTCACTGTAAGATAAAATGAGGATTACTTTTCATATCCGTTTAAATGACTTCCTAGTCTTACTCTTGGAGTGGCACATCCAGTCGGAAAGCGAGGCTAGGGAATTCGTCGGCACCGGCGGCGCAGCTTGCAGCATCTGCTCGTCCAGATCCTGGAGTTCCTCTGCCGAGAATAGACCAATACCCCGCACCGTCTGCAACAGCTGTCGGGATTGTCCGCCTTGGTGCAGCAGGCAGTCGATGAGGAACTGCTTTAACGCTACTTGCTCTTTTAAACTACAGTGCGGCAGGATCTCCTGCAGGCCCTCCACCAACGGTGGGAGGCAGTCTAGTTCCCGGTATTTCTCAAAGTACTCCACGCTCCCGAAAATGCTCCCCCACTCGAAGATATTTCGCACCACGTTTAAGGCAGCGACCTGAAGTTGTAGATGAGCGGGTTCCTTAAGAATTCCAGAGGATATCGAGCCCTCGATGTCCAGTTCGAGTTGCCTTCGACTCACTAAGGGAATCTCACGGATTTTGTTGTCCAGTTTCAGGATGGGAACAATGTCGGCATAATTGCTTAGCAACGAGTGCTGGAACCGTTCGAGGAGCGTCTGCTGCTGGGCGCTGATACCGCAGGCTTGCAACAAGCCCTCCAGCTCCACTGGTTTAATGTGACAGAAATAAAGTGTCGTCTGCGGTGGTATGGCCTGGAGATTGGTATTGCAGGCGGCGGCTGCTTCTCTGGCCAAAACATACTGCTTGGTGAACAGGTAATATTGGGCCAACTCGTAATATAGCTGAGCCTTCAGCTCCTGCGGCGTGATCAGATGCATTAGGTCGTAGTTTTGGCCAGTTCCCAGATCGTCGCACTGCAGCGTAACGAAACTGTCGTAGTGGAAAACGTAAAACGGTTTTCCCGAACTGCACAACTGTTGCAGATACTCGATAGACGGCTGCGTGGGAGAGTCCAGAAACTGTTGCAGTTGGTCCACAGTTTGATACCTAAAATATCAACAAATCTTAGTAGATGGCATGGTTTAGGAGCAGCACTCTTACATGGTACTTGGTGGCCGTGGCGTTTTCAGCGCCTGTTCCTTGATCAGCTGCATGCGAAGCAACAGGCGGTGGTAGATTGTTAATGCGAATCTAGCTGCCCGTTCATTTCCAGAAGGAGCTGAAAGATTAATACCGATTTTGTTAGTTAGGAATAGTTTTGATTCCAAGGCAAACTCACAAGTCTTCATATCAAAATCGCTGGACAGGGGAATACTCAGGGAACGACCATAGCTAATGGTGCAGAGATCACGCAGCAGTGCCAGCTGCATTAACACGGGCAGGCTCTTCTCCAAGGCGTCCAGATCCCACCTTAACCAGGTGGCCACTTTTAGCTCGAGGATCTTCAACGCCAGCTGTTTTCTGGTCAACTGCAGGCCATTCTCTCCCTGCCGCTGGGTAATGGGAGGAACATTCAAAGCCGCCGATGCAGCCGGAGATGTGGCATTGGCTCCCCCAACCACGCCGGGTATTGGACCGGATCCAGGTCCGGATAAAGACTGCAAATCGCTACCGGGCGTGACAACGGAGGGAGTGGCAGTGTCCGGCGTCATGCTGATGAACTGCATGATGAGTTCCACCGCACTGGGCTCTGAAAAGGGAATTGACAGTCAAGAGTCAACGAGGCACAACAGAGAAGCCACAAGTGGAATTGCTTACCCGGCTGGGCGCGCTGTAAGTGCTGTGTGATCTTGTGGGGATCGAGCAGGAACTCGAACCACAGCACAGTCTCGGCGGCCAGTGGCACTGGCTTCGGTTTGAGGGGATCCATTGGCTTGGAGTCGCAGTTGGTTGGAATTTTGTGCAGTGTATTTCTTATTTACATTCAAACTGAATTTAACCAGCAATGTGTTCGGTAAGCGCAGGCATGGCTATCTAAAGGTTTCTATGCAAATCTGCCATGTCTTACAGCATAAATAAGGCTGGCAATGGATTTTTTTTACCGCATAAACGGGCTGGCAAAGTTGTTTTTGTCGTTTGTAGTGTGACcaaattgaatataaatttATGGGGGTGGGTGGATCGGCCAATTTTCAGTGCTGAAAATAGggcataaaaattaaatggaaaataagttaattcagttaaatatttatgtttcaGACAGTTCCTGCATACATGCCACATGCATAGTGTGTCATAGCTTGGTTATAATATTTACGAGCCATGAGACAACCTGTTTATGAACATTTTCCAACACTAATTCTGTGAATATCGATAGTATACATAGCACAATCGATTGCTTTGTTCCTCATTGATATTGGCGGAAACGGAAGTGGGGATCAAATACGTAAATGGAATGATCTTTATTTCTTTCCTTAATTTagtattttattgtttaattatatatttatattttaggcttcaattattttcttttatttcccATTGCTTTTAAGTTTCATTAGGTTTGACCTTCTTATGCGACCGTTCGATTTATTAAGCCTTTTTGGATgttatgaaattttaatttatactGCCCTTAAACAAAACAACGATCAAAGTACCTAACCGTTGCATACTGCCCAAAGTCTTGGGTTCCTGttcattaaaaatgtaaaacagCTTGAAAATCTATTCCggtaatttatgcaaatatttatgtttgttGAATTTCGATTAAGGTGCTCACTCTCTCCTGTTCTGCATGGTTTCGACGCTTACACTgctgaaaatgaaaacaaataaaacggAGGCGTTACATGGTATTCATGATTTAGTTTTTGCCATGTTTCTCAGTGTACTCTAGCGCCTCTAATTTTATTATTGGCTCTTTTTAAGAGCCATCTGATCGTGAAGTTTATGAGCATTTCTCGGCTCAATAATCTGAatcttaataaaatatttaacgtTCAATCAGGTGATTTTATGCAAATGATATGTTTCCAATTTATACATATGCATGTGAATGTGTGTTTATGGCATTTTTCATCTTCTTATGAGGATTTGTTATTGTGCAGAGGCATTGGGGGACAAATAGGTGGAGATGGTGGTGGGCCAGGGCTCGTCAAGGCTTCTAGAAAGCAAATTCGACGGAAAGAAatcatgaaataaaaatatattttatttctgggGTCACAAAGAGCGATAATCTTTTTACTTTGTTGTCTCGCCATTTTCCTATAATTATGCAATAAATTACGCTCTTCTCGAGCAGCACAAAGACTTAATTTTCAAATGCTTCTTCGCATAAGAATCGGTACAAATCTTTTTTAGTTGCCTTATTTTTGTGACGGCGGGGAAGGggttcctcttttttttgggggtgGCCCATAAAAACGTCAAATGGGTAAAAGTATTATTCCGATTTTCGTGTTAATATCgtcataaattttaataataaattgacATCGAAAAAGAATAAACCTTTGGCTAAAATTAGCCGTTGCCTTGAAGCATCTTGAGGTCTTTACTTGCTTAGTTATTCATTCATGGTTTCTCGAAACACCTAAAATTCCATTGGAATGATCCGATCCATTTAGCACTTTTAATATTTCCGATTCGACAATTTTCCTATCTCATTCAAAAGTTCAAAGTTGGCATCAAGGAATGTGCCTGTTTTGACAATTCAACTTGGGACTATTAAAATCTAAAGTTTAGATTCTAAACGTTCGCTAAGTCATTGCTAAATAGCATTGATTAGGCGCCTGATCTAGAAATCAAGTCATCCGGGTTATCGTTTCTGTTTAGAAATCACTCGAACATTTTCGGATCAGTTGcgttttaataaaattactttaaaatctATTGAATGCCTCGCCAAATGGAATTCTACTATTTGAGTCCGCTAATAAGTATGCTCGGGTCGATTGGGTAATTAAATAACCCAAATTTCGTTGCTAGGGGAAGTGCCACAGTCTCGGCCtgttaaatatttgcataataTGCCATACTTTGTTCACAAATTAATGTAAATTTCGGTCGGAGCGAGTGGAACACCCTATTGGCTCTACGAAACCAGAAAGCTTCATCCAAGCCATCCAAGACTCGATCGATGGCCCAAAAGTTAGTTTGGCTCAAACAAACCGAATTTGAGGAAAACAAAGGCTTTGGAGCTCTATTGATTGGTCGTAAATTTGTTTGGTTTTGGGGGTTTCTGGCGCGGCTTTTGTCGGACTCATTTGCATTTTATGCAGGTTGATGTTGAGCTCGTGCCATTCACAAGCTTCGATATAGACAATCCCCGCTGTATTTATGGCTTTAGCCTAGCTATCATTCAATAATCTCCGCATAACTAAGCTGACCCAGTGAAATTCTCTATTGTTTGTGGCATCTTCGATGTTTTGTGAAGAAACCGAAAATCTCAGTGTCTATACTCTGAAAGAGATCTCTATCCCATGGTATATGTATCATTtgaaaaacagtttttttgaATGGTCCCATGACTTGTGATTACGCATGCAACGTACTTAATGATCTATCAGAGAGTTGTAGTGcttttaaaagaaatatattaaaatgaaattataaaattcATAAATCATTAGCTGCTCTATAATTCTTATAATTTTCAGTATTTTGTGAGACTTCCACTATCTTCTCTTGAGTTAGAAGAGTATTGTTTAGTCGTTACtttcttataaattttttgttttgcatcCGGAATGGgtttaaagaaatttttagCGAGttctaaacttttttttttatttttgtttcattttctcTTTTAGATGTTATTAATAATGCcataaattaacaaaattcATTGCTATTGCTAAATCTTTT
Coding sequences:
- the LOC6494278 gene encoding integrator complex subunit 8, which encodes MDPLKPKPVPLAAETVLWFEFLLDPHKITQHLQRAQPEPSAVELIMQFISMTPDTATPSVVTPGSDLQSLSGPGSGPIPGVVGGANATSPAASAALNVPPITQRQGENGLQLTRKQLALKILELKVATWLRWDLDALEKSLPVLMQLALLRDLCTISYGRSLSIPLSSDFDMKTSPSGNERAARFALTIYHRLLLRMQLIKEQALKTPRPPSTMYQTVDQLQQFLDSPTQPSIEYLQQLCSSGKPFYVFHYDSFVTLQCDDLGTGQNYDLMHLITPQELKAQLYYELAQYYLFTKQYVLAREAAAACNTNLQAIPPQTTLYFCHIKPVELEGLLQACGISAQQQTLLERFQHSLLSNYADIVPILKLDNKIREIPLVSRRQLELDIEGSISSGILKEPAHLQLQVAALNVVRNIFEWGSIFGSVEYFEKYRELDCLPPLVEGLQEILPHCSLKEQVALKQFLIDCLLHQGGQSRQLLQTVRGIGLFSAEELQDLDEQMLQAAPPVPTNSLASLSDWMCHSKMTRVDVAALEQQLISCTNANTVRILLVKLCGTAPGRPLWAINPSWDVPQPIKNLIMGMPVSFLQDFSYVLLGKARELAMRGNYIDAVAMLSVLKSETQRQEMGANVQLMCKLLTWEILHIQVTQTLEEWHQKPLDLQALGGKCKQCLSDSIIPRQDILESCAIMLLNLTEFTPLMYLDKRSGALELPVAFAATFIEMEKMKGPKKVCRDAWDLMLSMFLSVPKRASSGVGGTSSLQAFLQRIRHQSIFGLSISMIGKIHNILKDDPNHDLSCEYMQLWPTSINNPINYSLRSVCETLQWLLSEALTHYPQTISWLKMKGDLDLAIGNNESAMRCYVNALVTGTDYCTMPLQRNVADDYVIRKMIRCAANLGCHMQATVLCQFLDEIDYGIVFKNLSEKSSNFTDAMDAYYSCIWDTTLLEFIVNLHAKRGEHSRKLEAISMMGTLELNANNNEEIKRESAMVRKSRFLRALAKQYLL